In a genomic window of Macadamia integrifolia cultivar HAES 741 unplaced genomic scaffold, SCU_Mint_v3 scaffold624, whole genome shotgun sequence:
- the LOC122069492 gene encoding pentatricopeptide repeat-containing protein At3g22670, mitochondrial-like — translation MFEVFKRFGFSRTLNMFHGVTHRVNGVRYSLFQSFCGMNESAELPDWFKSLQDDKSSSLDQEDDFVLPKIINWVSNQKIDDRNINIKCVSIETIDNDVDKISRILKGRFGSPDAVVQALGGCNVKVSKDLVEKLLERFSNDWISAFGFFKWAQMQTGCSYSADIFNLMVDILGKSKQFDLVWELVEEMVNFGGLISLGTITKIMRRLARAGRWKDAIETFRGIEQFGMRKDNYTMNLLLEALCKERSVEHAQAAFLEFKNEIPPDSRTFNILINGWNRARQMDKAWWTMEEMKRHGFQPCVVSYTSLIEAYCCEKDFRKVYAILDEMQAKGCSPNVITYTIIMHSLGKAKETHEAVEIYDRMKRNGCVPDTSFYNSLIYILSKAGRFQDARGIYEEISKSGNTPNVTTYNTLISAACEHSQEEMALKLLQEMEKNLCKPDLKTYAPLLKMCCRKKWMKVLFSLLNDMFKKDVSIELGTYTLLVRGLCKSGKLDHACSFFEEIVSKGLVPRDCTYSMLVEELGRKNMEKAKERIQQLMAQARSMEQAVSSCRTYSEGID, via the coding sequence ATGTTTGAGGTATTTAAACGTTTTGGATTTTCAAGAACCTTGAACATGTTTCATGGTGTCACTCACCGTGTTAATGGAGTGCGTTACAGCTTATTCCAGAGTTTCTGTGGCATGAATGAGTCAGCCGAGCTTCCCGATTGGTTTAAATCATTGCAGGATGACAAATCTTCTTCCCTAGATCAAGAAGATGATTTTGTGCttccaaaaattattaattgGGTCAGTAATCAGAAGATTGATGACCGAAATATCAATATTAAATGTGTGTCAATTGAAACTATTGATAACGATGTCGATAAGATTAGTAGAATTCTAAAGGGTAGGTTCGGCTCACCCGATGCTGTTGTCCAAGCTTTGGGTGGTTGCAATGTTAAGGTCTCCAAGGACTTGGTCGAAAAACTATTGGAAAGGTTTAGCAATGACTGGATCTCTGCTTTTGGTTTCTTTAAGTGGGCCCAAATGCAAACGGGTTGTAGTTATTCTGCTGATATTTTCAACTTGATGGTCGACATTCTCGGAAAATCAAAGCAGTTTGATCTCGTGTGGGAATTGGTTGAGGAGATGGTTAACTTTGGTGGATTAATCTCCTTGGGAACAATTACTAAGATTATGAGAAGGCTTGCTAGAGCCGGTAGATGGAAAGATGCAATAGAGACTTTTCGTGGAATTGAACAATTTGGCATGAGAAAGGACAATTATACTATGAACTTGCTCTTGGAGGCATTGTGCAAGGAACGGAGTGTTGAGCATGCACAAGCTGCGTTTTTGGAGTTTAAGAATGAGATACCTCCTGATTCTCGTACGTTTAATATCTTGATAAACGGATGGAACAGAGCCAGGCAGATGGACAAGGCCTGGTGGACTATGGAAGAGATGAAAAGACATGGGTTTCAGCCATGTGTGGTTTCTTATACCAGTTTGATCGAAGCTTACTGCTGCGAGAAGGATTTCCGTAAGGTTTATGCTATTCTTGATGAGATGCAGGCGAAGGGATGCTCTcctaatgtcataacttatactATTATTATGCATTCTCTTGGGAAAGCAAAGGAAACACATGAAGCTGTGGAAATTTATGATAGAATGAAGAGGAATGGTTGTGTTCCGGATACTTCTTTCTACAACTCTTTGATTTACATCCTAAGCAAAGCAGGTAGATTTCAGGATGCTCGTGGCATATATGAGGAGATATCTAAGAGTGGAAATACTCCAAATGTAACGACATATAACACCTTGATCTCAGCTGCTTGCGAGCATTCACAAGAAGAAATGGCTCTAAAGCTGCttcaagaaatggaaaagaacCTCTGTAAACCTGATCTTAAAACTTATGCCCCATTATTGAAGATGTGTTGTAGAAAGAAGTGGATGAAGGTCCTTTTCTCTTTACTGAATGATATGTTTAAAAAGGACGTCAGCATTGAACTTGGAACCTATACTCTTTTGGTTCGTGGCCTTTGTAAAAGTGGAAAACTGGATCATGCTTGTTCCTTTTTTGAGGAAATAGTTTCCAAAGGACTGGTTCCTAGGGACTGCACATACAGTATGCTGGTGGAGGAACTTGGGAGAAAAAACATGGAAAAAGCAAAGGAAAGGATTCAACAATTGATGGCACAAGCAAGAAGTATGGAACAAGCAGTGAGTTCTTGTAGGACATATTCAGAAGGGATAGACTGA